One part of the Solea solea chromosome 16, fSolSol10.1, whole genome shotgun sequence genome encodes these proteins:
- the nkiras2 gene encoding NF-kappa-B inhibitor-interacting Ras-like protein 2, which yields MGKSCKVVVCGQGGVGKTAVLEQLLYANHVAGSEPMETLEDIYIGSIETDRGTREQVRFYDTRGLRDGMEFPRHYYTFADGFVLVYSVDSKESFKRMEALKKDIDRHRDKKEVTIVVLGNKLDKQDERRVDSNYAQNWAKNEKVRLWEVSVVDRRTLIEPFVYLASKMTQPQSKSTFPLSRNKNKGSGSTDS from the exons ATGGGTAAAAGCTGTAAGGTGGTCGTGTGTGGCCAAGGTGGAGTTGGTAAAACGGCAGTTTTGGAGCAACTACTGTATGCCAACCATGTCGCag GTTCAGAGCCCATGGAGACTCTGGAGGACATCTACATCGGCTCCATCGAGACTGATCGTGGAACTCGTGAGCAGGTGCGCTTCTATGACACCCGTGGTCTCAGAGACGGGATGGAGTTTCCCCGACACTACTACACTTTTGCAGATGGCTTTGTTCTTGTTTACAGCGTTGATAGCAAAGAGTCCTTTAAGCGAATGGAGGCACTCAAAAAGGACATAGACCGTCACAGGGACAAGAAAGAG GTGACCATTGTTGTGCTGGGTAACAAGCTGGACAAGCAGGATGAAAGAAGAGTGGACTCTAACTACGCCCAGAACTGGGCGAAGAACGAGAAGGTCCGTCTGTGGGAGGTGTCGGTGGTCGACCGGCGCACACTTATTGAACCCTTTGTCTACCTGGCCAGCAAAATGACCCAGCCACAGAGCAAGTCCACCTTCCCTCTCAGTCGTAACAAGAACAAGGGAAGTGGTTCAACGGACAGTTAA
- the dnajc7 gene encoding dnaJ homolog subfamily C member 7 has product MDCSNMPPPLYTNGKMATENCEHGPVNMDTDMDMLSDEELEREAEGFKEQGNAFYIKKDYAEAYNYYSKAIDMCPKNASYYGNRAATLMMLCRYREALEDSQQAVKLDNTFMKGHLREGKCHLSLGNAMAASRCFQRVLELEPDNSQVQQEMKNAESILEYERMAEIGFEKRDFRMVVFCMDRALESASACHRFKILKAECLALLGRYPEAQSVASDILRMDSTNADALYVRGLCLYYEDCIDKAVQFFVQALRMAPDHDKARLACRNAKALKAKKEEGNKAFKEGNFEAAYELYSEALTIDPNNIKTNAKLYCNRATVGSKLKKLDQAIEDCTKAIKLDETYIKAYLRRAQCYMDTEQYEEAVRDYEKVYQTEKTKEHKHLLKHAQLELKKSKRKDYYKVLGVDKNATEDEIKKAYRKRALLHHPDRHSGSSTEVQKEEEKKFKEVGEAFSVLSDPKKKSRYDSGQDLEDDGMNMGDFDANNIFKAFFGGPGGFSFEASGPGNFFFQFG; this is encoded by the exons ATGGACTGCAGTAATATGCCCCCGCCCCTCTACACCAACGGCAAAATGGCGACGGAGAATTGTGAACATGGACCTGTGAACATGGACACTGACATGGACATGCTCAGCGACGAGGAGCTGGAAAG GGAAGCAGAGGGCTTCAAAGAGCAAGGCAATGCTTTCTACATCAAGAAGGATTATGCTGAAGCATACAATTATTATAGCAAGGCAATAG ACATGTGTCCAAAGAATGCAAGTTACTATGGGAACCGGGCGGCCACATTAATGATGTTGTGTCGGTATAGAGAGGCTTTAGAGGATTCCCAGCAAGCAGTAAAACTAGATAACACCTTTATGAAG GGACATCTGCGAGAGGGCAAGTGCCACCTGTCCCTTGGTAATGCAATGGCTGCCAGCCGCTGTTTCCAGAGGGTTCTGGAGCTGGAGCCGGACAACAGCCAAGTCCAGCAGGAG ATGAAGAACGCAGAATCTATCCTTGAATATGAGAGAATGGCAGAGATTGGATTTGAGAAGCGAGACTTCAGGATG GTTGTCTTTTGCATGGACCGTGCCTTGGAGTCGGCCTCAGCCTGTCACAGGTTTAAGATACTGAAAGCAGAGTGCTTAGCCCTGCTGGGACGTTACCCTGAGGCTCAGTCTGTAGCCAG tGATATTTTGCGGATGGACTCCACAAATGCGGATGCACTGTACGTGCGTGGTCTTTGTCTCTATTATGAGGACTGCATTGACAAGGCGGTCCAGTTCTTTGTCCAGGCCCTGCGCATGGCTCCCGACCATGACAAGGCTCGACTTGCATGCCGA aaTGCCAAAGCACTTAAAGCCAAGAAGGAGGAGGGGAACAAGGCATTCAAGGAGGGAAACTTCGAGGCAGCCTATGAGCTCTACTCTGAGGCACTGACAATAGACCCCAACAACATCAAGACTAATGCCAAGCTGTACTGTAATAGGGCCACTGTTGGCTCTAAG CTGAAGAAATTAGATCAGGCCATTGAGGACTGCACCAAGGCAATTAAACTGGATGAGACCTATATCAAGGCTTATTTACGGAGAGCACAGTG CTACATGGACACAGAGCAGTATGAAGAGGCTGTGCGAGACTACGAGAAGGTTTACcagacagagaagacaaaag AACATAAGCACCTCCTGAAACATGCCCAGTTGGAGTTGAAGAAAAGCAAGCGGAAAGATTACTACAAAGTTCTCGGCGTGGATAAGAATGCCACAGAAGATGAGATCAAGAAAGCTTATCGCAAACGTGCACTTTTACATCACCCAG ACCGCCACAGTGGCTCAAGTACTGAGGtgcagaaagaagaggagaagaagttTAAGGAGGTGGGCGAGGCTTTCAGTGTCCTTTCAGACCCAAAGAAGAAGTCCCGCTACGACAGCGGTCAGGACCTGGAGGATGACGGCATGAACATGGGAG ATTTTGATGCCAACAACATTTTCAAGGCTTTCTTTGGAGGCCCAGGGGGTTTTAGTTTTGAAG catCTGGACCAGGAAATTTCTTCTTCCAGTTTGGTTAA
- the odad4 gene encoding outer dynein arm-docking complex subunit 4 → MSHTDGDRTGQKSKGVFSTLMADGSWLFLKGEYKKAIESFTAALTLKPDEKSCYVGRSKCYLKMGQPENALRDAEASLKQDKTFFEGLYQKAEALYYMGEFEFALVFYHRGQKLRPQIQEFRLGIQKAQEAIENSVGSPSSVKLEIKGDLSFLQKDVERAQPITAIQQLTAENKQQTQKTPKNKKTTKQLLGEFYSDKIYLENLLKDDDLVKGKTKGGERLQDVIQSCLTYLDTCTELLVQEKPISVRQRDQKTEQQRGRKSRSSAASDPARFLMKSLDDIDAELTSGNAEGSLKKAQEVMKMVQRWSEKDVPDKKEVLGSLHSCIGNALMDLGEMDKALDHHEKDLELAKQCNHSEAKSRALDNIGRVYAHTGKFTQAIEFWEKKIPLLRGGLEKTWLFHEIGWCYLELHRYEEARDSGLRSLAAADDICDEKWQMNANVLVAQSQMKLGHYEFCVDSFERALSYAALQEDDSATEAIRKALGEAKQHLSQ, encoded by the exons ATGTCCCACACAGATGGAGACCGCACTGGTCAGAAGTCAAAGGGCGTATTCTCCACTTTAATGGCCGACGGGAGTTGGCTGTTCCTGAAAGGAGAGTATAAGAAGGCCATAGAGAGCTTCACAGCA GCACTGACTTTAAAGCCTGACGAGAAGAGCTGCTATGTCGGCCGGTCCAAATGTTACCTGAAGATGGGGCAACCTGAAAATGCCCTAAGAGATGCTGAAGCTTCACtcaaacaagacaagacattttTTGAG ggatTGTACCAGAAGGCAGAGGCTTTATACTACATGGGAGAATTTGAGTTTGCGCTGGTGTTTTACCACAGAGGACAAAAGCTACGTCCTCAAATCCAGGAGTTTAGACTGGGTATCCAAAAAGCACAGGAGGCCATAGAAAACTCTGTTGGCA GCCCGTCCTCTGTAAAACTGGAGATTAAGGGAGACCTATCATTTCTCCAAAAAGATGTGGAa AGGGCACAGCCAATTACTGCTATTCAGCAACTGACGGCTGAGAATAAACAGCAGACCCAAAAGACGCCTAAGAATAAGAAGACGACCAAACAGCTGCTCGGAGAGTTTTACAGTGACAAGATTTATCTGGAGAACTTGCTGAAAGATGACG ACTTGGTAAAAGGCAAAACAAAGGGAGGGGAACGCCTGCAAGACGTCATTCAGAGTTGCCTGACATATCTCGACACTTGCACTGAGCTGCTGGTCCAGGAGAAACCCATCAGTGTGCGGCAAAGGGACCAAAAGACAGAGCAACAAAGAGGTAGAAAATCCCGTTCCAGTGCTGCGTCTGATCCTGCTCGTTTTCTGATGAAGAGCCTGGATGACATTGATGCAG AACTTACCTCGGGAAATGCAGAAGGTAGCCTCAAGAAGGCACAAGAAGTCATGAAGATGGTACAGAGATGGTCAGAGAAAGATGTGCCAGATAAAAAAGAAGTGTTGGGCAGCCTGCACAGCTGCATAGGGAACGCTTTGATGGACCTGGGTGAAATGGACAAAGCCTTAGACCATCATGAGAAAGACTTGGAGTTGGCTAAACAGTG CAACCACTCAGAAGCAAAGTCCAGGGCACTGGACAACATTGGCAGAGTCTACGCCCACACTGGAAAATTCACACAGGCCATTGAGTT CTGGGAAAAGAAGATTCCGCTGCTACGTGGTGGTTTGGAGAAGACCTGGCTATTTCACGAGATTGGTTGGTGTTACCTGGAGCTTCATCGCTACGAAGAAGCTCGAGACTCTGGCCTCCGTTCACTTGCCGCGGCCGATGACATTTGTGATGAGAAATGGCAGATGAATGCCAACGTGTTGGTGGCACAATCGCAAa TGAAACTTGGACACTATGAATTCTGCGTTGACAGCTTTGAAAGAGCCTTGTCATATGCCGCTCTACAAGAAGACGACTCTGCCACGGAGGCCATTCGGAAG GCTCTTGGTGAAGCGAAACAACACCTATCACAATGA
- the cnp gene encoding 2',3'-cyclic-nucleotide 3'-phosphodiesterase: MDTETSGEVLDASETPQPEETKMEKEVESKVETPEESTEPEKPPAAAEETEQLAVNGHDTEVLNFERTEVVIVTENVTSSEEKAAGDSVPKDQSDIEVVPAVVATSQPDESAEKISDPVAALATESENITLEQQPVPENDPEALPVQMPLAESAPVPEPEKLAESVPEAEIQQQTLPEPVAMEQPVDMQPPGPEENLPEQVEAKVEEQPAEETTKVEEAEKNVAAEPASEGQEEKPAETVQVPEVSSENPTEEKSVESETVKGAEAAVAAEVVETEKKETELVKEEDVVPASGSLSFALLEREQTKETLRTSRTLVVLRGLPGSGKSFLARAIADAYKDHCSVICADDHGVKPENAAPSVDEYKALDEAVVTCCSAGTASPLLIVVDDINHSQDRLARLGEIAQEHQLVAIFLEPKTTWSRDAGQLSKKTRRGLEEATLEAMKSPFEEMSIPLFFGWFLLSVQEKVKCTSMDFLKTLDTLEIFKKHMTDFTDKPENEVDLEQYFKDKGVLHCTTKFCDYGKAKGAKEYAQSTAVKDFYGSTFELSLTALFVTPRTVGAKVSLTEEQLLLWPADAESSVPAAASLPLGSRAHITLGCAEGVEPVQTGLDLLDISILQQEGQKGEQVEMELGQLTYFGEGRWFLSLTEPIFVPACFSSFYMRKESELAKKESEKKKKQKCAIL, encoded by the exons ATGGATACAGAAACTAGTGGAGAGGTTTTGGATGCGTCAGAAACTCCACAGCCAGAGGAGACTAAAATGGAAAAGGAGGTTGAATCAAAGGTGGAGACACCAGAGGAATCCACTGAGCCTGAGAAGccaccagctgctgctgaagagacTGAGCAGCTGGCGGTAAACGGTCATGATACAGAAGTCCTAAACTTTGAAAGAACAGAAGTTGTGATTGTGACGGAAAATGTTACTTCATCTGAGGAGAAGGCAGCTGGTGACAGTGTGCCAAAAGACCAATCTGACATTGAGGTGGTGCCTGCTGTGGTCGCAACTTCACAACCAGATGAGTCGGCTGAAAAGATCTCTGACCCAGTTGCTGCGTTAGCCacagaatcagaaaacatcacGCTTGAACAACAGCCTGTGCCAGAGAACGACCCAGAAGCTTTGCCTGTGCAAATGCCTCTGGCAGAGAGTGCCCCTGTACCAGAGCCAGAGAAATTGGCAGAATCAGTTCCAGAAGCTGAAATACAACAGCAGACTTTACCCGAACCAGTCGCAATGGAACAGCCAGTAGATATGCAACCACCAGGCCCAGAGGAGAACTTGCCCGAACAAGTAGAGGCTAAAGTAGAAGAGCAGCCTGCAGAAGAAACTACCAAAGTGGAGGAGGCAGAAAAGAATGTCGCAGCTGAGCCTGCAAGCGAGGGGCAAGAGGAAAAGCCAGCAGAGACGGTTCAAGTACCAGAGGTTTCGTCAGAAAATCCTACAGAGGAGAAATCAGTTGAGTCTGAGACTGTGAAGGGAGCTGAGGCGGCTGTGGCAGCAGAAGTTGTTGAAACTGAGAAGAAAGAAACTGAGCTTGTAAAGGAAGAAGACGTTGTCCCTGCATCTGGTTCTCTGTCCTTTGCCCTGCTGGAACGAGAGCAGACCAAAGAAACCCTGCGCACTTCTCGTACTCTTGTTGTTCTCCGTGGTCTTCCAGGAAGTGGTAAAAGTTTTTTGGCTCGTGCCATAGCCGATGCCTACAAAGACCACTGCTCTGTCATCTGTGCTGATGACCATGGTGTAAAGCCAGAGAATGCAGCACCCTCTGTGGATGAATACAAGGCTCTGGATGAGGCTGTGGTCACCTGCTGCAGTGCGGGAACAGCCTCCCCCTTGCTGATAGTCGTGGATGACATCAACCACAGCCAGGATCGTCTGGCCCGCTTGGGAGAGATTGCTCAGGAACACCAACTTGTTGCCATCTTTTTAGAACCAAAGACAACATGGAGCAGAGATGCAGGTCAGCTGAGCAAGAAGACCAGACGAGGACTCGAGGAGGCCACACTTGAAGCCATGAAAAGTCCCTTTGAGGAAATGTCCATTCCTCTGTTCTTTGGCTGGTTTCTTCTGTCTGTCCAGGAAAAGGTTAAGTGCACCTCAATGGACTTCCTTAAAACGCTGGACACCTTGGAGATCTTCAAGAAACACATGACTGATT tcacTGATAAACCTGAGAACGAGGTGGATCTAGAGCAGTActtcaaagacaaaggagtcctCCATTGCACTACAAAATTCTGCGACTATGGTAAAGCCAAGGGTGCCAAAGAGTACGCACAGAGCACA GCTGTGAAAGATTTCTATGGTTCGACCTTTGAGCTGTCACTGACCGCTCTCTTTGTCACACCACGTACTGTTGGTGCCAAGGTGTCCCTCACTGAAGAGCAGCTTCTGCTGTGGCCAGCTGATGCCGAGTCTTCAGTCCCCGCTGCCGCTTCCTTGCCTCTTGGAAGCCGCGCCCACATTACACTGGGGTGTGCAGAGGGTGTCGAGCCAGTTCAAACGGGCCTGGATCTGCTCGACATCTCGATCCTGCAGCAAGAAGGCCAGAAAGGGGAGCAGGTCGAGATGGAGCTTGGTCAGCTCACTTATTTCGGTGAAGGAAGGTGGTTCCTGAGCCTCACCGAGCCCATCTTTGTCCCAGCCTGCTTCTCCAGCTTCTATATGCGCAAGGAGTCCGAGTTGGCCAAAAAGGAatctgagaagaaaaagaagcaaaagtGTGCCATACTGTAA